The following proteins are co-located in the Primulina tabacum isolate GXHZ01 chromosome 11, ASM2559414v2, whole genome shotgun sequence genome:
- the LOC142518906 gene encoding CMP-sialic acid transporter 1-like isoform X1 has product MQWYVVASILTILTSSQGILTTLSQNNGGYKYDYATVPFLAEVFKLIVSSVLLWRECQSSPPPKMTTEWRIVRLYPIPSIIYLIHNNVQFATLTYVDASTYQIMCNLNIVTTGILFRLLLKRKLSNLQWMAIGLLAIRTTTSQVKGCGDAFCDSLFSSPVQGYMLGLLSACLSALAGVYTEFLMKKNNDSLYWQNIQLYTFGAIFNMARLVLDDFRSGFEKGPWWQRLFNGYDITTWLVVLNLGSTGLSVSWLMKYADNIVKVYSTSMAMLLTMVLSVFLFNFKPTVQLYLGIMICMVSLHMYFAPPSMLVDLPFTTKPQPQNLLEVSVDHSTDS; this is encoded by the exons ATGCAGTGGTACGTCGTCGCTTCGATTCTTACGATTCTTACAAGTTCTCAG GGAATTTTGACGACATTATCACAGAATAATGGGggatataaatatgattatgcCACTGTGCCATTTCTTGCTGAAGTTTTCAAG CTTATTGTATCTAGTGTACTACTGTGGAGGGAATGCCAAAGTTCACCTCCTCCTAAAATGACCACAGAATGGAGGATTGTTCGATTATATCCCATCCCATCAATTATATACCTGATTCACAATAATGTTCAGTTTGCTACATTGACTTATGTTGATGCCTCCACATATCAAATAATGTGCAATTTAAATATCGTGACTACCGGAATTCTATTCAG GCTGTTATTGAAGAGGAAGCTTTCTAATTTGCAGTGGATGGCAATTGGCCTATTGGCTATCAGAACGACCACAAGTCAG GTAAAAGGCTGTGGAGATGCTTTTTGTGACTCGCTCTTTTCGTCACCAGTTCAGGGCTATATGTTGGGCCTATTATCTGCTTGCCTTTCAGCATTGGCTGGTGTCTATACGGAATTTTTGATGAAGAAAAACAACGATAGCTTATACTGGCAAAACATTCAACTATATAC TTTTGGTGCAATATTCAACATGGCAAGGCTTGTCTTGGATGATTTCAGAAGTGGATTTGAGAAAGGACCTTGGTGGCAACGCCTTTTCAATGGATACGACATCACAACTTGGTTGGTGGTTTTAAATCTGGGTTCTACTGGGCTATCGGTTTCGTGGTTAATGAAGTATGCTGACAATATCGTGAAG GTGTACTCTACATCCATGGCCATGTTGCTAACTATGGTACTATCTGTGTTCCTTTTCAACTTCAAGCCAACAGTTCAG CTCTATCTGGGAATTATGATCTGCATGGTGTCATTGCACATGTATTTCGCTCCTCCGAGCATGCTTGTTGATTTGCCTTTCACAACAAAACCACAACCTCAAAATCTACTCGAAGTTTCTGTTGATCATTCTACGGATTCCTGA
- the LOC142518906 gene encoding CMP-sialic acid transporter 1-like isoform X2 yields the protein MQWYVVASILTILTSSQLIVSSVLLWRECQSSPPPKMTTEWRIVRLYPIPSIIYLIHNNVQFATLTYVDASTYQIMCNLNIVTTGILFRLLLKRKLSNLQWMAIGLLAIRTTTSQVKGCGDAFCDSLFSSPVQGYMLGLLSACLSALAGVYTEFLMKKNNDSLYWQNIQLYTFGAIFNMARLVLDDFRSGFEKGPWWQRLFNGYDITTWLVVLNLGSTGLSVSWLMKYADNIVKVYSTSMAMLLTMVLSVFLFNFKPTVQLYLGIMICMVSLHMYFAPPSMLVDLPFTTKPQPQNLLEVSVDHSTDS from the exons ATGCAGTGGTACGTCGTCGCTTCGATTCTTACGATTCTTACAAGTTCTCAG CTTATTGTATCTAGTGTACTACTGTGGAGGGAATGCCAAAGTTCACCTCCTCCTAAAATGACCACAGAATGGAGGATTGTTCGATTATATCCCATCCCATCAATTATATACCTGATTCACAATAATGTTCAGTTTGCTACATTGACTTATGTTGATGCCTCCACATATCAAATAATGTGCAATTTAAATATCGTGACTACCGGAATTCTATTCAG GCTGTTATTGAAGAGGAAGCTTTCTAATTTGCAGTGGATGGCAATTGGCCTATTGGCTATCAGAACGACCACAAGTCAG GTAAAAGGCTGTGGAGATGCTTTTTGTGACTCGCTCTTTTCGTCACCAGTTCAGGGCTATATGTTGGGCCTATTATCTGCTTGCCTTTCAGCATTGGCTGGTGTCTATACGGAATTTTTGATGAAGAAAAACAACGATAGCTTATACTGGCAAAACATTCAACTATATAC TTTTGGTGCAATATTCAACATGGCAAGGCTTGTCTTGGATGATTTCAGAAGTGGATTTGAGAAAGGACCTTGGTGGCAACGCCTTTTCAATGGATACGACATCACAACTTGGTTGGTGGTTTTAAATCTGGGTTCTACTGGGCTATCGGTTTCGTGGTTAATGAAGTATGCTGACAATATCGTGAAG GTGTACTCTACATCCATGGCCATGTTGCTAACTATGGTACTATCTGTGTTCCTTTTCAACTTCAAGCCAACAGTTCAG CTCTATCTGGGAATTATGATCTGCATGGTGTCATTGCACATGTATTTCGCTCCTCCGAGCATGCTTGTTGATTTGCCTTTCACAACAAAACCACAACCTCAAAATCTACTCGAAGTTTCTGTTGATCATTCTACGGATTCCTGA
- the LOC142517928 gene encoding jasmonoyl--L-amino acid synthetase JAR6-like gives MEEIFDPNAVIEEFEDLSINAGKVQREALKKILEENGEAEYLRRWGLDGRTDPESFIACVPLVTHKDLEPYIQRIADGETASILTAKSIATISLSSGTTQGKPKFVPFNDELMESTMQIYKTSFSFRNREYPIGNGKALQFIYSSKQFKTKGGLAAGTATTNVYRNPQFKNTMRAMQTPCCSPDEVIFGPDFHQSLYCHLLCGLIFREEVQVVSSTFAHSIVHAFRTFEQVWEELVTDIREGSLSNRITVPSIRLAVSKLLNPDPLLANTIFDNISGLNEWNGLIQELFPNTKYIYGIMTGSMEPYLKKLRHYAGQLPLLSADYGSSEGWVGVNVNPKLPPELATFAVLPNAGYFEFIPVKDDTNCPEQERSCISSVEPQPLGLTEVKVGEDYEIIVTNFAGLYRYRLGDLVKVKGFHNSTPELQFVCRRNLLLTINIDKNTEKDLQLAVEAAAKLLTEEKLEVLDFTSQVDTSTDPGHYVIFWEISGEAKDEILKECCNCLDRSFLDAGYVSSRKVNTIGALELRIVKGGTFHKVLDHFVGLGAAVSQFKTPRCVGKNNGALLQILSINVVKNYFSTAY, from the exons ATGGAGGAAATATTTGATCCGAATGCAGTCATAGAAGAATTCGAAGATTTGTCAATTAATGCTGGGAAAGTTCAGAGGGAGGCTTTGAAAAAGATCTTGGAAGAAAATGGTGAAGCAGAGTATCTGCGTCGATGGGGCCTCGATGGAAGAACAGACCCTGAAAGCTTCATTGCTTGTGTTCCCCTTGTCACTCACAAGGACTTGGAGCCTTACATCCAGCGAATTGCCGATGGCGAAACAGCATCAATTTTAACTGCAAAATCGATAGCTACTATTTCATTGAG CTCTGGTACCACTCAAGGGAAGCCAAAATTTGTACCTTTCAATGATGAATTGATGGAAAGCACAATGCAAATATACAAGACTTCTTTTTCATTTAGGAACAG AGAATACCCAATTGGGAATGGAAAGGCGTTACAGTTCATTTACAGTAGCAAACAATTCAAAACAAAAGGTGGGCTAGCGGCTGGAACTGCTACTACTAATGTGTATCGCAACCCTCAATTCAAGAACACAATGAGGGCAATGCAGACCCCATGTTGCAGTCCTGATGAGGTGATATTTGGCCCCGATTTTCACCAATCTCTATACTGTCATCTCTTATGTGGGCTAATTTTCCGAGAAGAAGTTCAAGTTGTTTCCTCCACATTTGCCCACAGCATTGTCCATGCCTTCCGAACCTTTGAACAAGTTTGGGAAGAACTTGTTACTGATATCCGCGAAGGGTCTCTAAGTAACCGAATTACGGTCCCATCAATTCGATTGGCTGTGTCAAAGCTGCTGAATCCCGATCCCCTATTGGCAAATACTATTTTTGACAATATATCAGGATTAAACGAATGGAATGGACTTATTCAAGAGCTATTTCCAAATACCAAGTACATCTATGGGATCATGACAGGTTCCATGGAACCTTATCTCAAGAAATTGAGGCACTATGCGGGACAACTACCTTTATTAAGTGCCGATTATGGATCTTCAGAAGGATGGGTAGGGGTAAATGTCAACCCCAAATTACCACCTGAGTTGGCTACCTTTGCTGTTCTTCCAAATGCTGGTTATTTCGAATTTATACCTGTGAAAGATGATACTAACTGCCCAGAGCAAGAGAGGTCCTGCATATCGTCCGTAGAGCCCCAGCCTTTAGGCCTAACAGAAGTTAAGGTTGGCGAGGATTATGAGATTATTGTCACAAATTTTGCAG GGCTGTATCGATACAGATTAGGAGACTTAGTCAAGGTTAAAGGATTCCACAACTCCACTCCTGAGCTCCAGTTTGTTTGCAGAAGAAACCTTCTTCTCACCATTAACATTGACAAGAACACCGAGAAAGATCTACAATTAGCTGTAGAAGCGGCAGCCAAGCTGCTAACTGAGGAAAAACTCGAGGTTTTAGACTTTACGAGCCAAGTTGATACATCTACTGACCCTGGCCATTATGTAATCTTCTGGGAAATTAGTGGTGAAGCAAAAGACGAAATTCTCAAGGAATGCTGCAACTGTCTCGACAGATCATTCCTCGATGCAGGATACGTGAGTTCCCGGAAGGTTAATACTATTGGAGCCCTCGAATTACGAATCGTGAAGGGGGGCACTTTTCACAAGGTTTTGGATCATTTTGTGGGATTAGGTGCTGCTGTTAGCCAGTTCAAAACACCAAGATGCGTGGGGAAAAATAACGGCGCTTTGTTGCAGATACTGTCGATTAATGTTGTCAAGAACTACTTCAGTACAGCGTATTAG
- the LOC142519188 gene encoding protein trichome birefringence-like 25 — protein sequence MTGKMMKPPTNQIYRNLFSSVLVKFAVCFLLLSLAYRLFSSSIPQFSPVAIHGDETALNLDKKLPPQVAEPPEIVDDVSADLDNFTSRNVTEKCNLFLGNWVHDPNGPMYTDTTCYTIEGPQNCLKNGRPDSDYVYWQWKPRDCGLPRFDPKKFLKTMRHKSLAFIGDSIMRNHVQSLLCLLSQAVQAVEVYHDEPYRNRRWSFPSHNFTVSVIWAPFLAKASIFEDENGVSSSMIQLHLDELDSVWTQRYEDYNYIMIAGGKWFLKSAIYYENNTVVGCHNCHNNNITQLGFTYAYRKALNSTLKFIINSKHKPYIFIRTTTPDHFENGEWNTGGYCNRTRPFEEGEVEINYTDGIMRNIELEEFERAEAIGLENGLIMKLFDTTVLSLLRPDGHPGVYRQFNPYEGKDKNAKIQNDCLHWCLPGPIDSWNGLMMEMLRRGTN from the exons ATGACAGGAAAAATGATGAAACCACCGACTAATCAGATTTATAGGAACCTGTTTTCATCAGTGTTGGTGAAATTTGCAGTCTGTTTTCTGCTTTTGAGCCTTGCTTATCGCCTGTTTTCTTCAAGTATTCCGCAGTTTTCACCGGTTGCAATTCATGGTGATGAGACCGCATTAAATTTGGACAAGAAGTTGCCACCTCAAGTGGCGGAGCCGCCAGAAATTGTTGACGATGTTTCGGCGGATCTTGATAATTTTACTTCTCGAAATG TTACAGAGAAATGCAATTTATTTTTAGGAAACTGGGTTCATGATCCTAATGGTCCGATGTACACTGATACAACCTGCTACACCATTGAAGGTCCACAAAATTGTTTGAAGAATGGAAGGCCAGATTCCGATTATGTTTACTGGCAGTGGAAACCAAGGGATTGTGGTTTACCTAGGTTTGATCCAAAGAAATTTCTGAAGACAATGAGGCATAAGTCACTGGCTTTTATTGGTGATTCGATCATGCGTAATCACGTGCAGTCGTTGCTATGCCTTCTCTCGCAG GCCGTGCAAGCAGTTGAAGTCTACCATGATGAGCCATATAGAAACCGGAGATGGTCTTTTCCTTCTCATAACTTCACTGTGTCGGTAATTTGGGCTCCATTCCTTGCCAAAGCCTCCATTTTCGAAGACGAAAATGGAGTTTCATCAAGTATGATCCAGCTCCATCTTGATGAACTAGACAGTGTATGGACTCAGCGATACGAAGATTACAATTACATAATGATAGCCGGAGGGAAATGGTTTCTCAAATCTGCAATTTACTACGAGAACAACACTGTGGTAGGGTGCCATAACTGTCACAATAATAACATTACGCAACTGGGATTCACATATGCTTATCGTAAAGCATTAAACTCGACTTTGAAATTCATCATCAATTCGAAGCATAAGCCATATATTTTCATCAGAACAACCACCCCAGATCACTTTGAGAACGGGGAATGGAACACAGGTGGCTACTGTAACAGGACAAGGCCGTTTGAAGAAGGCGAGGTCGAAATCAATTACACGGATGGGATAATGAGGAACATCGAGCTTGAAGAGTTCGAGCGTGCAGAAGCCATAGGATTGGAAAACGGGCTGATTATGAAATTATTCGACACAACGGTTCTTTCGCTTTTGAGACCGGACGGGCATCCGGGAGTTTATAGGCAGTTCAATCCATATGAAGGAAAGGATAAAAATGCAAAGATACAGAATGACTGTTTACACTGGTGCTTGCCAGGGCCTATTGACTCCTGGAATGGGTTGATGATGGAAATGCTTCGTAGAGGCACAAATTGA